In Hahella sp. HNIBRBA332, the genomic window TGATTGGCCATCCTGTTGAGATGCTGCTTCCTCACCGTTTCCGTAACGCTCATCCTGCCCAGCGCAATAGCTTTTTCGCTCACCCTGCGCGTCGCGCAATGGGCTCTGGACGCGACTTGTATGGAATGCGTAAAGATGGCACGGAATTCCCCATTGAAATCGGCCTGACGCCGATTCCCTCTGGAGGCAAAACCCTGGCGATGGCCAGCATCATCGACATCACTGAACGCAAACGCGCCGAGGAACGCTTTCGCCAGGTCATCGAGTCCGCCCCCAACGCCATTGTGGTTGTCAACCGACACGGCGAGGTGACATTGGTGAATGCGCAAATGGAGAAAATATTTGGCTATCCCAGGAACGAAGTGGTCGGCAACCCTGTCGACATTCTCATTCCAGAGCGCTTTCGCAGTCGCCACGCCAGCTTTATCAACGCCTTTTTCGCCTATCCCAGCACCCGCAGCATGGGAGCAGGTAGAGAGCTGTACGGACGCAAACGAGATGGAACAGAGTTTCCCGTCGAGATTGGCTTGAACCCTATGGCGTCAGATGAGGGTCCCATGGTGTTGGCGAGCATTTTTGACATCTCCGAGCGCAAGTTGGCTGACGAAAAGGCCAACCGGCTACGCCAAGAGTTACATGAGGTCATTTCCGTGCTTGCAACCGCAAACGAAGAGATCATGTGCTCCGTCAATCAAGCGGTGACAAGCAGCCAGGATACCGCCACCGCCATTAGCGAAATCGCCGCCACAGTTGAAGAAGTCAAACAGACGGCATTGATGGCGGGCAGTAAAGCCAAGACGGTCGTCGAAAGCGCCGAGCAAACCCGTAAAGTCGCCAAGGAAGGGCATGCCGCGGTGAATGACACACTGCAGGGAATGCAACAAATCCGCACCCAAATGGAAGGTATTGGCGAAAGCATTACGCAACTGTGCGATCAAACCCAGACCATCGGCGATGTAGTCGCCGC contains:
- a CDS encoding PAS domain S-box protein; translated protein: MKNTLWEQFKAGLFRGKAERETLHNVVEYAPNAIILIDQDGLIQMVNTQTELGFEYSRQELIGHPVEMLLPHRFRNAHPAQRNSFFAHPARRAMGSGRDLYGMRKDGTEFPIEIGLTPIPSGGKTLAMASIIDITERKRAEERFRQVIESAPNAIVVVNRHGEVTLVNAQMEKIFGYPRNEVVGNPVDILIPERFRSRHASFINAFFAYPSTRSMGAGRELYGRKRDGTEFPVEIGLNPMASDEGPMVLASIFDISERKLADEKANRLRQELHEVISVLATANEEIMCSVNQAVTSSQDTATAISEIAATVEEVKQTALMAGSKAKTVVESAEQTRKVAKEGHAAVNDTLQGMQQIRTQMEGIGESITQLCDQTQTIGDVVAAVNDLAEQSNLLGVNASIEAVKAGEVGRGFSVVAQEVKSLAEQSKVATKQVRAILADIQKAMNKTVLVAEQGHKAVEIGSQRAQFSGEAIKALMDNVTTSSQMAIQIAATSQQQISGMDQIAQAIQSIREASQGNVSGIRQVEETIRNLHQLGAKLQELAAHFKP